The following nucleotide sequence is from Melioribacteraceae bacterium.
TTGAGTAATTACCAAGGTCAATATGCGCTTCAATCTTTCAATCCGCTGACGATTAGGTGGCTAAAAATTAATAAACCGGAAATTCCGCGCGGACAAATTTCATCAAGATTTAGAGAGATGCCGGTTCCTTTACATTACAAATACATGTTGAGGAATCTCACTCTTAACTTTTCGGCGAAACCACATTTCATAAATTATAATATTGATGATCTTCCCTATTTACCGGTGGAATTATACCGAAATTACGGAATTCCGATACTAGCATGGACAATCAAAACTGAGTCGCAATTAGCTAAAGCCAAAGATCTAGCAGATAATTTTGTGTTCGAAAAAATCCCCCTAGAAAAAATTCTTGGATAAAAGTTAATAAACTCTGAATCCTTTTCTTTTTTCTTTCATCAAACTCATTAAAATCACAAAAAATGGAGTTGTATTAATGACTGAGCATTTAACAAAACAAACTTTCCTCGAAAAAGTTTTTGATTTTGAAAACAATAAAGAATGGAAATACCAAGGTGAACTACCTGCATTAATAGATTTTTACGCTGACTGGTGCGGTCCATGCAAAATGGTTGCTCCTGTTTTAGAAGAATTATCCGAAGAATATGCCGGTAAAATTAATATCTATAAAATAGATACAGAAGTTGAACAAGAATTAGCCGCTGCATTTGGTATAAGAAGTATTCCTTCCTTACTTTTTATCCCAAAAGATGATCAACCACAAATGGCTCAAGGAGCATTACCAAAAGATGCACTAAAAGAAGCCATTGACAATGTTTTATTAAAAGAAGAAACAGTTAACTAAAATTTCTTCTTGTTTGGGGAAACAAAAACCCGTCCTTGGACGGGTTTTTTTATTTTTATGAATGTTAAGAAATCATTAAGTTTGCTGAAATCTTGATAAATTTAACGGTAAACTATGGTATTCAACAGATTTCTGTTTCTACTCATTTTTTTTCTACTCAGTATCAACATTTCACTCGCTCAGGTAAATTCTGATTCAACTGCAATCTCAAAAATTTTGCAGCATTTAGAGGACATTAATATTTCTGGACAGTGGTTCTTAGGTTTTCAATCCAATGATATAAACAATAAAAAAAGTAATGAGTTCTTACTCAAACGTGGCTACATAACTTTCGAGAAAAAGTTTTCTAATAATTTCATTGGTAGAATTACTCAAGATATTTCCGTAGATCAGGAAGGTGATGGTGAAGGCGATGTAGAATTAAGACTTAAGTACGGTTACCTAAGATATTATGCCGATGACTTTTTCATATTCACAAAACCATTTATTGAGTTTGGTCTTGTACATCGCCCATGGATTGATTTTGAACAAAAAATAAATCGATATCGAGTTCAAGGTTCAATGTTCCTCGATAGAAATGACATACTTAGTTCAGCGGATTATGGGATTACAATTACATCATTATTAGGTGGCGAAGTTGATGCCGATTACAAAAAGAAAGTAAACAAAGATTACCCCGGTAAATATGGCAGTTTAACGATTGGTATTTATAACGGCGGTGGTTACCATGCAATCGAGAAAAATCAAAATAAACTTTTTGAAGGAAGATTATCAATAAGACCGCTTCCGGAATTTTTAACCGGATTACAATTGAGCTATACAAAAGTATTTGGTAAAGGTAATATTGAATTATCGCCAAATTTCAATTTAGACTTGGGCAGCATGTCCTTTGAAAATGAATTTATTACTTTGTTATTTTCTTATATGAAAGGCGAAGGAGATCAATCTGGTAAATTGTACTTGGTAAACAATAATAGTGTCACCACCGATGGCTATTCTTTATTCAGCGAGATAAAAATCGCACCTCTTTCATCAAGTTTAATCGCCAGATATGATTTTTTTTCTCATCTCTATGAAGAAAAGAGATTGATTTTTGGAATAGTTTATCATTTTCTCGGTAGTAATAAAATATTGATTGATTATGATATCAACTCTTTCAATGGTATTGATCTTCCATCAGAAAAATCTATAGAACTCGCAATTGAGTTAAGATTTTGAGAGGAGCATAACTCCTCTCATTTAACTAAAGTGTAGACAAAATCTGATCGATTCTTGCTTTTTGACTTTCCGGCGCAAGTGATTTTGCTTTCTTGTAAGCATCTCTAGATTTTTCAATTTCACCTTTATTCTTAAGCGCTTCTCCCAAACTATCATAAACATTCCATGATTCCGGATTTCGATCAATATTATATTCAAATATTTCAATTGCCTTATCGATATTTCCTTGAGCCAACAACTGATAACCGTACATATTAACTTCATTTTCTGATCCGATTTGTAACGCTTCGTCAACCAGTTTGTCTGCTTCTTCTTCCTTGCCGGAAGCAGCTAGAATTCTGGATTTAGTAATCAATGTCGGCAGTGTTCTGTTTAACGAAATCGCCTTATCCGCCCAAACCATTGCTTTATCCAAATACACATTATTATTAATGCAATACGTTGCTGCTTGATTATATGCATTCCAAAAAAATCCGGCAGAACCGATTAACTCATCCTCAAAACTTTCAATAACTATCTTGTGAAGATCAAACTCAATTTTAAAAGGGATCATTAAATTTTCCCAACGTAAAGAAGCGATAACCGAATTTGAGGTGATATCATCGAAAGTGTAAGTCAACCATTCGGTAAAATCTGTCTCTTGCGGTGACACATTAAATCGAAGATAATCTTCGGCTTCATCGTAAAAGTAACTACCCCAAGCGGTTGTCTGGTTGGAAAAAATTATTGTCCATTCACCTTTTGAAGGAATCATGTGAAGTCCATAAGTTCCGGCATCAACTTTGTTTCCATTTACCATTGCATCATGCGAAAATGAGATTGTCGTATTTTCATTAGCTCCGGCTCGCCAAGGTGCAGGATTCCCGTTTCCGAACCCAAGATTTGTTAAACCATAAGGGACTAAATTCCCCCAGACCTCTCTTTCGTTCACAGCAGGACGGTGATAATCAACCGTGATAGTTGAAAGTCCAATTGTTTGAGTTATTGACGCATGTGGGCTAACTCTGGGAACGGTTAACTGATTTTGAGCCAAAACTACGGTATTTATGACGAGTATAAGAATAAATAAAACTGATGTAAATCTATGGAATGATCTGGTAACCATATATCCCCCTAATTTAATGGATGTTTTGTCGCCTGAATGAAATTTACAAAATTTTCTGTTTCATTTTAAGAAAATTTTTACATATATTTAGTGTTTGTAAATTTTGAAGTTCCGCAGAAATAACCTTCAAAAATAATCGGAACAAAGATAAAATCGAATTGTTTCACACAAACTACGAACAAAGAAATAACATTTTCACTAACTCATTAAATTGGAGAGGTGAAGCTTGAAAATTACTAAGCAATTCACGAACCGAGAAAGTAAATCATTAGATCAGTATTTGCAAGAAATTGGTAAGGTTGATCTCCTTCATCCTGACGAAGAAATTGAACTTGCGATAAAAATAAAAAAAGGCGACGAAGCCGCACTTGAGAAATTAGTTAAAGCCAATTTAAGATTCGTTGTCAGTGTTGCCAAGCAATACCAAAATCAAGGCCTACCGTTGGTTGATTTAATTAACGAAGGAAATCTTGGTTTAATTAAAGCAGGTAAAAGATTCGATGAAACTCGTGGATTCAAATTTATCTCTTATGCCGTTTGGTGGATTCGTCAATCGATTATGCAGGCAATTGCCGAACAATCTAGAATTGTTCGTCTTCCTTTAAATCGTGTTGGTGCTTTAACTAAAGTCGGTAAAACCGCAAGCAAGCTTGAACAAGATTACGAAAGAAATGCTAGCCCCGAAGAAATTGCTAAAGAACTTGATATGGATGTTGAAGAAGTTGCAGCAGCTATGCAAATGGCAGGCCGACACATTTCAATGGATGCACCCTTCTCTCAAAGTGATGATGGTAAAAACAGTTTGTTAGATGTTCTTGAAAATAAAGAACAACCAAAACCGGATCACGCACTTAACGATGAATCATTAAAAAACGATATTGAACGTGCACTTTCTACTTTAACTGATAGAGAAGCCGAAGTTGTAAAATTATATTTCGGTTTGAACTCCGAACATCCCGCAACTCTAGAAGAAATTGGTGAAAGATTAAATTTAACTCGTGAAAGAGTTCGTCAGATTAAAGAAAAAGCTTTACAACGATTGCGTCATGCATCTCGAAGTAAAGCTCTCAAAGCTTATTTAGGATAACCACGACCCCGACTTTCGTCGGGGTTTTTTGTTTTATTTCTTTTTCAAAGTTGCCTTTGCTTCATCCATTAATTCTTCAACTCGTTTTTTCCCTTCTTCTAAAATCTCCTCTGCTTTATCTCTGCTGTATTTTGCATAATCAACAACATCGTCCATTAGTTCGTCCGATTTTCGTTGTATTTTTTTACGAGTTCTTTTACCGCTATCCGGTGCAAAAAGCAACCCAACAACTGAACCAATAACTGCACCTAATAAAATTCCGCTTGCAAAATAACCGAACTTGTCATTTTCGTGATTGTGCATATATCCTCCTTATTTGTTCAAAAGTTTCAATTTGTTAGCTACATCCGACGCACATTTATAGATAATATCAGCAACCTCCGGATCATTAGTCGCGTTTGAATATGTATCAGCGAGTTTCTTTATACTTTGGTAAATAAATATGTTCATATCATCGATAAGCATGTTTTTTGTCCACAGATCGATACCTAATGTGTTTTTAACTTGGCTATCCCAGAGAGAAATTAACATCGCTTCACAATATTTTGTTCCGGGATTCTCGGCATCGGTTGCATCCCATTGAATTTGTGAAGGCATTTTATCGTCATCAAGATTGATTCTAAAATTAATTTCTGCTTGCCTTTTCATATAATCCCTCAAAAAATTTTGTATCTTTTTTTGTTGTATGTTTCTGATAGATACGAATTTTTTATATAAATTGTCAAATAAAGTTAAGTCTTTCAAATAGGATTAATGTTCAAAATATCTTTTAATTGCCTATATTTCCCTATCTGACAAATGATTTTAATGTAATAAATATGAATCTACAAAATTATTTCAAAGCTTTTAGATCAAACATAATCGGAATAGACCAAGAATTTACCACTTCTTATGGAAAACAAAAACTAATCTACGCCGATTGGATTGCAAGCGGAAGATTGTATAAACCGATTGAAGAAAAGTTAATAAACGATTTTTACCCCAATGTAGGAAACACACATTCGGAATCTAGTTTTACCGGCACATCCATGACATTAGCTTATCATCATGCAAAAGAAATTATAAAAAAGCATGTCAACGCCGCAGATGATGACGTAATAATTACTCAAGGTACCGGTATGACCGGTATGGTAAATAAACTTCAAAGAATTTTAGGTTTACGTGTATGCGAACAACTTGAAACTTATCTCAACTTTCCAAAGGAAGACAAACCCGTTGTTTTCATTACACACATGGAACATCATTCCAATCATACTTCTTGGCTGGAAACTATATGTGATGTCGTAATTATTGAACCGGATGATAGAAGTTATATTGACTTAAAACATCTTGAAGAACAATTAGAAGTTTATAAAGATAGAAAACTAAAAATCGGTTCATTTACTGCCTCATCAAATGTTACCGGTGTGCAAACCAATTACCACAAGATGGCAAAGATAATGCATCAACATGGTGGATTATGTTTTATTGATTTCGCTGCTGCAGCTCCTTACGTTGATATGAATATGCATCCTAAAGATCCCGAAGAAAAACTTGATGCAATTTTCTTTTCACCTCATAAATTCTTAGGCGGACCAGGAACTAGCGGAGTTCTTGTATTCAACTCATCTCTTTACAAAAGAAAAATTCCGGATCATCCAGGAGGTGGAACGGTAGATTGGACTAATCCTTGGGGTGAACATAAATATGTAAATGATATTGAATTACGCGAAGATGGCGGTACTCCCGGTTTTCTTCAAACTATCAAAACAGCTTTAGCAATTAAACTGAAAGAAGAAATGGGTACTAAAAATATTCTCGAACGTGAACATGAGTTACTAAAAATTGCGTTTGAAGAATTTCATAATTTACCGAGTGTCCATATCCTTGCCCCGGAATTTGAAAACAGACTTGGTGTTATTTCTTTTTATGTTGAAGATATTCACTACAATCTCATGGTAAAACTTCTTAATGACAGATTCGGTATACAAGTTCGCGGTGGATGTTCTTGTGCCGGAACTTATGGTCACTATTTACTTCACGTTGATCCAACACGTTCAAAAAGAATCACCGACAAAATTAACCATGGTGATCTTTCAGAAAAACCAGGTTGGGTTCGTTTATCACTTCATCCAACTATGACAAACGATGAATTGTACTTTATTCTCAATGCAATTAAAGAGATAATCGATAATGTTAATACGTGGGAACAGGATTATACTTATTCTCCCAAAACAAATGAGTACTATCATATCTCAGGTAACAATCAGCACAAAGTAATTGAGAAGTGGTTTGAGATTTAGGTTTTGAATATGGGGCTAAAGCCCAAATGTTTTTGTGGTTTTAGTTGTCCGTCGCTTAAAAGCGACGGCAATAATGAAGAGAGATTTTGATTTTTATTGCCGTCCACTTCAGTGGACGGCTGAATAGACAAGCTAGAACAAGAGCTTTAACCACATCAAACATTTTATTTGATTCGGGAAAATTAGTCCTTGACAAAAAAGAGATTAATTCTCTATCTTTGCAGTCAACATGATGAAGAACAAAAATAAATATTTCGGTTTTACTTGGGCTTGGTTTTGGTTTAATAAAAGCTGCGGGACTCCTGTGTAAAACTGAGCAAATAAAATTTTTAAGAACCCTTCTCAGTCAAGCACTGGGAAGGGTTTTTTTATTATATGGATATTAAATGACAATTGAGGAATTCAAAATACTTGCACTACAACATAATGTAATTCCGGTTTACAAAAGAATCACTGCTGATTTACTTACACCGGTATTAGCTTATATAAAACTGCGTACGTTAAGTGAATCATCATTTCTTCTTGAATCTGTTGAAGGTATCGGTAGACTTGCGCGTTATTCTTTCATTGGAAAGAATCCACATCAAATAATTTCAAACGTAGGGAATGAATTAACTATTACAACCGAAAATAAAATCGAATCGCGTAAAGAAAACATTCTCGATTATTTACAATCTTTGATCAAAAAATATAATTGCACCAAGATTGATGATTTGCCCGATTTCAGTGGTGGTATTGTTGGTTATTTTGGTTATGAAAACATTGCATTAATTGAAGACGTTCTGAATTTCACCGGTAAAAAAGACTACGATTCACCCGATTCAATATTTGGTATTTATAAAAACATAGTTGCTTTCGATCATTATAAACATCAGATAATTATAATCAGCAATGTATTTGTTGAAGATGATTCCAATATCGAACAATTATTTAAAGAAGCTAATCAAGAAATTGATCTCCTTCATAAACAATTATTAAAGACAGTTGAATATTCCGAATCATTCAAAATAATAAATGAATCGTACTTTGAAGAAGACAAATCAGATTTCGAAAAATTAGTTACAAAAGCAAAAGAAAACATATACAATGGCGATGTATTTCAAATAGTTTTATCAAAGAGATTCAACACAGAATTCGAAGGCGACTTACTGAATGTTTACCGTGCACTTAGAATCATCAACCCTTCGCCTTATATGTATTATATGGAATTTCCAGAATCGAAAGTCGTAATCGGGACTTCGCCGGAAGATTTGTTAAAAGTAAAAAATAGAACCGCTGAAATATTGCCAATCGCCGGTACACGCAAACGAGGAAAAACTTTAGAAGAAGATATCGAATTAGAAAAAGATTTACTTTCCGATCCAAAAGAAATTGCAGAACATACAATGCTTGTCGATTTAGCAAGAAACGATCTCGGCAGAGTATGTGATTACGGTTCAATAAATATTACAGAAAATATGAAAGTAAACCGATTCTCTCACGTTATGCATATCGTTTCGAGAGTTGCGGGTAAATTGCAAAAAGATAAAGACTGTATCGATGCACTCAAAGCAAGTTTTCCTGCCGGAACGGTTACCGGTGCACCGAAAATTAGAGCAATGCAATTAATTAACGAATACGAAAATTTAATTCGAAATGTTTATGCCGGTGCGGTCGGTTACATTGACTTTAACGGCAATCTAGATTTGTGCATTGCAATACGTACACTCTTTTCAAAAGGTTCGATAATTTATTGGCAGGCCGGAGCTGGAATTGTAGCCGACAGTATTCCTGAAAATGAATTCTATGAAATTCAAAATAAATCAGCCGCATTAAAGAAAGCGTTAAAGTTTGCAGAGGACTTGGATGAAGATATTAGTAATAGATAATTATGATTCGTTTACGTTTAATCTCGTTCAACTTATCGGAAGTTTTACGAACGATATTATCGTAAAAAGAAACGACAAAACAACGGTTAGTGAGATTCGCAAAATGGATGTTGATAAAATTGTAATCTCCCCCGGTCCCGGTAAACCGGAAGACTCCAAAATTTCTCTCGATGTAATAAAAGAATTGGGAAAAGAAATTCCAATACTCGGTGTTTGTCTCGGTCATCAAGCAATTGGAATAACATTCGGCGGCATAGTAACAAACGCACCTACTTTAATGCACGGCAAAACATCAACAATTATTCACGATAATCAAAGTATTTATAAGAACATTCCGCAAAATTTTGAAGCTGGACGTTATCATTCACTCGCAATAAAAAATCATTCACTATCAGATGATATAATAATAACGTCCCATACAAGTGATAATGTAATAATGGGAATTCGACA
It contains:
- the trxA gene encoding thioredoxin; amino-acid sequence: MTEHLTKQTFLEKVFDFENNKEWKYQGELPALIDFYADWCGPCKMVAPVLEELSEEYAGKINIYKIDTEVEQELAAAFGIRSIPSLLFIPKDDQPQMAQGALPKDALKEAIDNVLLKEETVN
- a CDS encoding DUF2911 domain-containing protein, with the protein product MVTRSFHRFTSVLFILILVINTVVLAQNQLTVPRVSPHASITQTIGLSTITVDYHRPAVNEREVWGNLVPYGLTNLGFGNGNPAPWRAGANENTTISFSHDAMVNGNKVDAGTYGLHMIPSKGEWTIIFSNQTTAWGSYFYDEAEDYLRFNVSPQETDFTEWLTYTFDDITSNSVIASLRWENLMIPFKIEFDLHKIVIESFEDELIGSAGFFWNAYNQAATYCINNNVYLDKAMVWADKAISLNRTLPTLITKSRILAASGKEEEADKLVDEALQIGSENEVNMYGYQLLAQGNIDKAIEIFEYNIDRNPESWNVYDSLGEALKNKGEIEKSRDAYKKAKSLAPESQKARIDQILSTL
- a CDS encoding sigma-70 family RNA polymerase sigma factor, whose product is MKITKQFTNRESKSLDQYLQEIGKVDLLHPDEEIELAIKIKKGDEAALEKLVKANLRFVVSVAKQYQNQGLPLVDLINEGNLGLIKAGKRFDETRGFKFISYAVWWIRQSIMQAIAEQSRIVRLPLNRVGALTKVGKTASKLEQDYERNASPEEIAKELDMDVEEVAAAMQMAGRHISMDAPFSQSDDGKNSLLDVLENKEQPKPDHALNDESLKNDIERALSTLTDREAEVVKLYFGLNSEHPATLEEIGERLNLTRERVRQIKEKALQRLRHASRSKALKAYLG
- a CDS encoding YtxH domain-containing protein, with the translated sequence MHNHENDKFGYFASGILLGAVIGSVVGLLFAPDSGKRTRKKIQRKSDELMDDVVDYAKYSRDKAEEILEEGKKRVEELMDEAKATLKKK
- the gldC gene encoding gliding motility protein GldC, with the protein product MKRQAEINFRINLDDDKMPSQIQWDATDAENPGTKYCEAMLISLWDSQVKNTLGIDLWTKNMLIDDMNIFIYQSIKKLADTYSNATNDPEVADIIYKCASDVANKLKLLNK
- a CDS encoding aminotransferase class V-fold PLP-dependent enzyme; protein product: MNLQNYFKAFRSNIIGIDQEFTTSYGKQKLIYADWIASGRLYKPIEEKLINDFYPNVGNTHSESSFTGTSMTLAYHHAKEIIKKHVNAADDDVIITQGTGMTGMVNKLQRILGLRVCEQLETYLNFPKEDKPVVFITHMEHHSNHTSWLETICDVVIIEPDDRSYIDLKHLEEQLEVYKDRKLKIGSFTASSNVTGVQTNYHKMAKIMHQHGGLCFIDFAAAAPYVDMNMHPKDPEEKLDAIFFSPHKFLGGPGTSGVLVFNSSLYKRKIPDHPGGGTVDWTNPWGEHKYVNDIELREDGGTPGFLQTIKTALAIKLKEEMGTKNILEREHELLKIAFEEFHNLPSVHILAPEFENRLGVISFYVEDIHYNLMVKLLNDRFGIQVRGGCSCAGTYGHYLLHVDPTRSKRITDKINHGDLSEKPGWVRLSLHPTMTNDELYFILNAIKEIIDNVNTWEQDYTYSPKTNEYYHISGNNQHKVIEKWFEI
- the trpE gene encoding anthranilate synthase component I, translating into MTIEEFKILALQHNVIPVYKRITADLLTPVLAYIKLRTLSESSFLLESVEGIGRLARYSFIGKNPHQIISNVGNELTITTENKIESRKENILDYLQSLIKKYNCTKIDDLPDFSGGIVGYFGYENIALIEDVLNFTGKKDYDSPDSIFGIYKNIVAFDHYKHQIIIISNVFVEDDSNIEQLFKEANQEIDLLHKQLLKTVEYSESFKIINESYFEEDKSDFEKLVTKAKENIYNGDVFQIVLSKRFNTEFEGDLLNVYRALRIINPSPYMYYMEFPESKVVIGTSPEDLLKVKNRTAEILPIAGTRKRGKTLEEDIELEKDLLSDPKEIAEHTMLVDLARNDLGRVCDYGSINITENMKVNRFSHVMHIVSRVAGKLQKDKDCIDALKASFPAGTVTGAPKIRAMQLINEYENLIRNVYAGAVGYIDFNGNLDLCIAIRTLFSKGSIIYWQAGAGIVADSIPENEFYEIQNKSAALKKALKFAEDLDEDISNR
- a CDS encoding aminodeoxychorismate/anthranilate synthase component II codes for the protein MKILVIDNYDSFTFNLVQLIGSFTNDIIVKRNDKTTVSEIRKMDVDKIVISPGPGKPEDSKISLDVIKELGKEIPILGVCLGHQAIGITFGGIVTNAPTLMHGKTSTIIHDNQSIYKNIPQNFEAGRYHSLAIKNHSLSDDIIITSHTSDNVIMGIRHKEYPIEGIQFHPESVLTPQGYNLIKNWLEL